In one Dama dama isolate Ldn47 chromosome 5, ASM3311817v1, whole genome shotgun sequence genomic region, the following are encoded:
- the PATZ1 gene encoding POZ-, AT hook-, and zinc finger-containing protein 1 isoform X4, translating into MERVNDASCGPSGCYTYQVSRHSTEMLHNLNQQRKNGGRFCDVLLRVGDESFPAHRAVLAACSEYFESVFSAQLGDGGAADGGPADVGGAAAAPGGGAGGSRELEMHTISSKVFGDILDFAYTSRIVVRLESFPELMTAAKFLLMRSVIEICQEVIKQSNVQILVPPARADIMLFRPPGTSDLGFPLDMTNGAALAANSNGIAGSMQPEEEAARAAGAAIASQASLPVLPGVDRLPMVAGPLSPQLLTSPFPNVASSAPPLTGKRGRGRPRKANLLDSMFGSPGGLREAGILPCGLCGKVFTDANRLRQHEAQHGVTSLQLGYIDLPPPRLGENGLPISEDPDGPRKRSRTRKQVACEICGKIFRDVYHLNRHKLSHSGEKPYSCPVCGLRFKRKDRMSYHVRSHDGSVGKPYICQSCGKGFSRPDHLNGHIKQVHTSERPHKCQTCNASFATRDRLRSHLACHEDKVPCQVCGKYLRAAYMADHLKKHSEGPSNFCSICNRGQKCSHQDPIESSDSYGDLSDASDLKTPEKQSTNGSFSCDMAVPKNKMESDGEKKYPCPECGSFFRSKSYLNKHIQKVHVRAIGGPLGDLGPALGSPFSPQQNMSLLESFGFQIVQSAFASSLVDPEVDQQPLGPEGK; encoded by the exons ATGGAGCGAGTGAACGACGCTTCCTGCGGCCCGTCGGGCTGCTACACCTACCAGGTGAGCAGACACAGCACGGAGATGCTGCACAACCTGAACCAGCAGCGCAAAAACGGCGGGCGCTTCTGCGACGTGCTCCTGCGGGTGGGCGACGAGAGCTTCCCAGCGCACCGCGCGGTGCTGGCCGCCTGCAGCGAGTACTTTGAGTCGGTGTTCAGCGCCCAGTTGGGCGACGGCGGAGCTGCGGACGGGGGCCCCGCTGACGTGGGGGGCGCAGCGGCGGCCCCGGGCGGCGGGGCTGGGGGCAGCCGGGAGCTGGAGATGCACACCATCAGCTCCAAGGTGTTTGGGGACATACTGGACTTCGCCTACACTTCCCGCATCGTGGTTCGCCTGGAGAGCTTCCCTGAGCTTATGACCGCCGCCAAGTTTCTGCTGATGAGGTCGGTCATTGAGATCTGCCAGGAAGTCATCAAACAGTCCAATGTGCAGATCCTGGTGCCCCCTGCCCGGGCGGACATCATGCTCTTTCGTCCCCCGGGGACCTCGGACTTGGGTTTCCCTTTGGACATGACCAACGGGGCAGCCTTAGCCGCCAACAGCAATGGCATCGCAGGCAGCATGCAGCCCGAGGAGGAGGCCGCACGGGCAGCTGGTGCAGCAATTgcgagccaggcctccctgcctgtGTTACCTGGGGTGGACCGCTTGCCCATGGTGGCCGGACCCCTGTCCCCCCAGCTGCTGACCTCACCCTTCCCCAATGTGGCATCCAGTGCTCCTCCCCTGACTGGCAAGCGAGGCCGGGGCCGCCCAAGGAAGGCCAACCTGCTGGACTCAATGTTCGGGTCCCCGGGGGGCCTGAGGGAGGCAGGCATCCTTCCGTGCGGGCTGTGTGGGAAGGTGTTCACTGATGCCAACCGGCTCCGGCAGCACGAGGCCCAGCATGGTGTCACCAGCCTCCAGCTGGGCTACATCGACCTTCCTCCTCCGAGGCTGGGTGAGAACGGGCTGCCCATCTCTGAGGACCCCGACGGCCCTCGAAAGAGGAGCCGGACCAGGAAGCAGGTGGCGTGTGAGATCTGCGGCAAGATCTTCCGTGACGTGTACCATCTCAACCGGCACAAGCTTTcccactcaggggagaagccctattcCTGCCCCGTGTGTGGGCTGCGGTTCAAGAGGAAAGATCGCATGTCCTACCACGTGCGCTCCCACGACGGGTCCGTGGGCAAGCCCTACATCTGCCAGAGCTGTGGGAAAGGCTTCTCCAG GCCTGATCACTTGAACGGACATATCAAGCAGGTGCACACTTCTGAGCGGCCTCACAAGTGTCAG ACCTGCAATGCTTCTTTCGCCACCCGAGACCGCCTGCGCTCCCACCTGGCCTGTCATGAAGACAAGGTGCCCTGCCAGGTATGCGGGAAGTACTTGCGGGCGGCGTACATGGCAGACCACCTGAAGAAGCACAGCGAGGGGCCCAGCAACTTCTGCAGTATCTGTAACCGAG GCCAGAAATGCTCGCATCAGGATCCGATTGAGAGCTCCGACTCCTACGGCGACCTCTCGGACGCCAGCGACCTGAAGACGCCTGAGAAACAGAGCACCAACGGCTCCTTCTCCTGCGACATGGCTGTCCccaaaaacaaaatggagtcTGACGGCGAGAAGAAGTACCCCTGCCCGGAGTGCGGGAGCTTCTTCCGCTCCAAGTCCTACTTGAACAAACACATCCAGAAGGTGCACGTCCGTGCCATCGGGGGCCCCCTGGGGGACCTGGGCCCCGCCCTCGGCTCACCTTTCTCTCCCCAGCAGAACATGTCTCTCCTCGAGTCCTTCGGGTTTCAGATCGTTCAGTCCGCGTTCGCCTCGTCTCTGGTCGACCCTGAGGTCGACCAGCAGCCCCTGGGGCCCGAGGGCAAGTGA
- the PATZ1 gene encoding POZ-, AT hook-, and zinc finger-containing protein 1 isoform X6, translating into MERVNDASCGPSGCYTYQVSRHSTEMLHNLNQQRKNGGRFCDVLLRVGDESFPAHRAVLAACSEYFESVFSAQLGDGGAADGGPADVGGAAAAPGGGAGGSRELEMHTISSKVFGDILDFAYTSRIVVRLESFPELMTAAKFLLMRSVIEICQEVIKQSNVQILVPPARADIMLFRPPGTSDLGFPLDMTNGAALAANSNGIAGSMQPEEEAARAAGAAIASQASLPVLPGVDRLPMVAGPLSPQLLTSPFPNVASSAPPLTGKRGRGRPRKANLLDSMFGSPGGLREAGILPCGLCGKVFTDANRLRQHEAQHGVTSLQLGYIDLPPPRLGENGLPISEDPDGPRKRSRTRKQVACEICGKIFRDVYHLNRHKLSHSGEKPYSCPVCGLRFKRKDRMSYHVRSHDGSVGKPYICQSCGKGFSRPDHLNGHIKQVHTSERPHKCQVWVGSSSGLPPLESLPSDLPSWDFAQPALWRSSHSVPDTAFSLSLKKSFPALENLGPAPSSNALFCPAPPGYLRQGWTATEGGRAFTQWPVG; encoded by the exons ATGGAGCGAGTGAACGACGCTTCCTGCGGCCCGTCGGGCTGCTACACCTACCAGGTGAGCAGACACAGCACGGAGATGCTGCACAACCTGAACCAGCAGCGCAAAAACGGCGGGCGCTTCTGCGACGTGCTCCTGCGGGTGGGCGACGAGAGCTTCCCAGCGCACCGCGCGGTGCTGGCCGCCTGCAGCGAGTACTTTGAGTCGGTGTTCAGCGCCCAGTTGGGCGACGGCGGAGCTGCGGACGGGGGCCCCGCTGACGTGGGGGGCGCAGCGGCGGCCCCGGGCGGCGGGGCTGGGGGCAGCCGGGAGCTGGAGATGCACACCATCAGCTCCAAGGTGTTTGGGGACATACTGGACTTCGCCTACACTTCCCGCATCGTGGTTCGCCTGGAGAGCTTCCCTGAGCTTATGACCGCCGCCAAGTTTCTGCTGATGAGGTCGGTCATTGAGATCTGCCAGGAAGTCATCAAACAGTCCAATGTGCAGATCCTGGTGCCCCCTGCCCGGGCGGACATCATGCTCTTTCGTCCCCCGGGGACCTCGGACTTGGGTTTCCCTTTGGACATGACCAACGGGGCAGCCTTAGCCGCCAACAGCAATGGCATCGCAGGCAGCATGCAGCCCGAGGAGGAGGCCGCACGGGCAGCTGGTGCAGCAATTgcgagccaggcctccctgcctgtGTTACCTGGGGTGGACCGCTTGCCCATGGTGGCCGGACCCCTGTCCCCCCAGCTGCTGACCTCACCCTTCCCCAATGTGGCATCCAGTGCTCCTCCCCTGACTGGCAAGCGAGGCCGGGGCCGCCCAAGGAAGGCCAACCTGCTGGACTCAATGTTCGGGTCCCCGGGGGGCCTGAGGGAGGCAGGCATCCTTCCGTGCGGGCTGTGTGGGAAGGTGTTCACTGATGCCAACCGGCTCCGGCAGCACGAGGCCCAGCATGGTGTCACCAGCCTCCAGCTGGGCTACATCGACCTTCCTCCTCCGAGGCTGGGTGAGAACGGGCTGCCCATCTCTGAGGACCCCGACGGCCCTCGAAAGAGGAGCCGGACCAGGAAGCAGGTGGCGTGTGAGATCTGCGGCAAGATCTTCCGTGACGTGTACCATCTCAACCGGCACAAGCTTTcccactcaggggagaagccctattcCTGCCCCGTGTGTGGGCTGCGGTTCAAGAGGAAAGATCGCATGTCCTACCACGTGCGCTCCCACGACGGGTCCGTGGGCAAGCCCTACATCTGCCAGAGCTGTGGGAAAGGCTTCTCCAG GCCTGATCACTTGAACGGACATATCAAGCAGGTGCACACTTCTGAGCGGCCTCACAAGTGTCAG GTGTGGGTTGGGAGCAGCAGCGGCCTGCCGCCCCTGGAATCTCTTCCTAGCGACCTGCCATCATGGGACTTTGCCCAGCCTGCTTTGTGGAGGTCGTCCCATTCGGTTCCTGACACCGCCTTTTCCCTTTCTCTAAAAAAATCCTTCCCAGCCCTCGAAAACCTGGGCCCGGCACCCTCCAGCAACGCTCTCTTCTGCCCAGCTCCCCCGGGATATCTGAGGCAGGGCTGGACGGCCACTGAGGGTGGCCGGGCCTTTACCCAGTGGCCTGTAGGCTAG